Proteins from a genomic interval of Cucumis melo cultivar AY chromosome 7, USDA_Cmelo_AY_1.0, whole genome shotgun sequence:
- the LOC103502474 gene encoding anthocyanidin 3-O-glucosyltransferase 2-like codes for MFELIFIPAPGIGHLASTVEMANVLVTRDHRLSVTLLAMKLPYDVKVAECIESLSTSFAGKNIQFNVLPEPPLPEESKKDFIVLVESYKPYVREAVSNFTASAATSLDSPRLVGLVIDMFCTTMIDVGNEFGVPCYVFYTCSASFLAFSLYLQELYEENGSNEVVEQLLNSDNVELTLPNFANPIPSKLIPTLFSNKDKAVWFHNHIKRFRLEIKGILINTFEEMESHAAKSYSQVLPPLYFVGPVLHLKNAGVAGSSEAQDNADIIMKWLDDQPPSSVVLVCFGTMVSFDEAQVAEIANALEESGVRFIWSLRQPPPKGKFEAPRNYNDVKDFLPEGFLDRTMSIGRVIGWTSQVEILAHPAIGGFVSHCGWNSILESVWHGVPIATWPMHAEQQFNAFEMVVELGLAVEVTLDYRITFGEDKPRLVSAEEVKSGIKKLIGEESDEVRKKVKAKSEESQKSVMEGGSSFISLGKFIDDVLANSTGGS; via the coding sequence ATGTTTGAGCTCATTTTCATACCTGCCCCCGGAATTGGTCACCTTGCATCCACCGTCGAAATGGCCAACGTTCTCGTCACTCGAGACCATCGTCTCTCAGTCACATTGCTTGCCATGAAGCTTCCCTATGATGTCAAAGTTGCTGAATGTATTGAGTCACTTTCTACATCTTTCGCAGGCAAAAATATACAATTCAACGTCCTTCCAGAACCGCCTCTTCCGGAAGAAAGTAAAAAAGACTTCATTGTGTTGGTTGAAAGCTACAAGCCTTATGTTAGAGAGGCTGTATCCAACTTTACTGCCTCAGCAGCGACAAGTCTTGACTCGCCTCGGCTTGTCGGGTTAGTCATCGACATGTTTTGTACAACCATGATCGATGTGGGTAATGAATTTGGGGTTCCTTGTTATGTGTTTTATACTTGCAGTGCTAGTTTTCTTGCTTTTAGTCTTTATCTTCAAGAGCTTTATGAAGAGAATGGTAGCAATGAAGTGGTGGAACAGCTGCTGAACTCAGATAACGTTGAGTTAACTTTGCCAAATTTTGCTAATCCTATTCCTAGTAAACTCATTCCTACCCTATTTTCTAACAAGGACAAAGCTGTTTGGTTTCATAACCATATTAAAAGGTTTAGATTGGAAATCAAAGGGATTCTTATCAATACATTTGAGGAGATGGAATCACATGCGGCGAAGTCCTACTCTCAAGTCCTCCCACCTTTATATTTTGTTGGACCTGTTTTGCACTTGAAAAATGCCGGAGTGGCAGGATCAAGTGAGGCTCAAGACAATGCAGATATAATAATGAAGTGGCTTGATGATCAACCTCCATCATCAGTGGTCCTTGTGTGCTTTGGGACAATGGTGAGCTTTGATGAGGCTCAAGTGGCAGAGATTGCGAATGCATTGGAGGAAAGTGGGGTACGTTTCATATGGTCCCTTCGACAACCACCACCGAAGGGAAAGTTCGAAGCACCGAGAAACTATAACGACGTCAAAGACTTCCTACCTGAGGGATTTCTCGATCGGACAATGAGTATTGGGAGAGTCATTGGATGGACATCACAAGTGGAGATATTAGCCCATCCAGCCATTGGAGGATTCGTATCACATTGTGGTTGGAACTCGATACTAGAGAGTGTGTGGCACGGTGTGCCGATTGCAACATGGCCGATGCATGCCGAGCAACAATTCAATGCCTTTGAAATGGTAGTAGAATTGGGATTAGCAGTGGAGGTCACGTTAGACTATCGAATAACTTTTGGTGAAGACAAGCCAAGATTAGTGAGTGCAGAAGAGGTAAAGAGTGGGATCAAGAAATTAATTGGAGAAGAAAGTGATGAGGTAAGGAAAAAAGTGAAAGCAAAAAGTGAAGAAAGTCAGAAAAGTGTAATGGAAGGTGGTTCCTCCTTTATCTCGTTGGGAAAATTTATAGATGATGTATTGGCTAATTCAACAGGAGGAAGCTAA
- the LOC103502475 gene encoding anthocyanidin 3-O-glucosyltransferase 2-like: MKKFELVFIPIPGSGHLASMFEMANSLLARDHRLAVTMIAIKLPLDAKVNEYIQSLYAQSLTNNSIKFIILPELPPPPNDENKIFFEVVLESYKPHVKQALISFLTTSTNHLVGFVLDSFCLTMVDVANEFKVPSYVYYTSSAAYLAFSLHLEQLYTQDNSSNEVIQQSKDSNVNFSVSSLVNQVPSKVIPSVFFINNFAVWFHEQAKRIRFDVKGVLINTFDELESHVISSLSTDSSLQLPPLYPVGPILHLNKNTETMDDRVVLKWLDDQPLQLVVFLCFGSRGAFQKDQVEEIARALERSRVRFVWSLRRPSGDVFQSSIDYTNFEDILPEGFLDRTKNIGRVMKWAKNIGRVMKWAPQVEILGHPTIGGFVSHCGLNSTLESLWYGIPMATWPMYAEQQFNAFELVVELGLAVEITIDYQNDLKELDKPRILSAEEIEKGIRKLMDDNNNEIRKKVKKKSEECRKSVIEGGSSFISLGKFIDDVLINSPRGAN; this comes from the exons atgaagaaatttgagCTGGTTTTCATACCAATACCGGGGTCTGGTCACCTTGCTTCCATGTTTGAGATGGCAAATTCTCTCCTCGCTCGAGATCATCGTCTCGCTGTCACAATGATTGCCATTAAGCTTCCCCTTGATGCCAAAGTTAATGAATATATTCAATCCCTTTATGCACAATCTCTTACCAACAACTCCATAAAATTCATT ATCCTTCCTGAATTACCACCTCCTCCAAATGATGagaacaaaatattttttgaagTAGTTCTTGAAAGCTACAAACCCCATGTCAAACAAGCTCTTATCTCCTTTCTTACTACCTCCACCAACCATCTTGTTGGATTCGTGTTGGACTCATTCTGCTTAACCATGGTTGATGTAGCTAATGAATTTAAGGTCCCTTCTTATGTGTACTACACTTCTAGTGCTGCCTATCTTGCTTTTAGTTTGCATCTTGAACAACTCTACACACAAGATAATAGTAGTAATGAGGTAATTCAACAATCGAAGGATTCAAATGTAAATTTTAGTGTATCAAGTTTAGTGAATCAAGTTCCTAGTAAAGTCATTCCTAGTGtcttctttattaataattttgCTGTTTGGTTTCATGAACAAGCTAAAAGAATTAGATTTGATGTAAAAGGTGTTCTTATCAATACATTTGATGAGCTAGAATCACATGTGATATCTTCTTTGTCAACTGACTCCTCTTTGCAACTCCCACCTTTATATCCTGTTGGACCTATTTTGCACTTGAACAAGAACACTGAGACTATGGATGATAGAGTTGTGTTGAAGTGGCTTGATGATCAACCACTTCAATTAGTGGTGTTTTTGTGCTTTGGAAGTAGGGGAGCTTTCCAGAAGGATCAGGTGGAGGAGATCGCACGAGCGCTTGAGAGAAGTAGAGTTCGTTTCGTTTGGTCTCTTCGACGACCATCAGGAGATGTGTTTCAATCATCAATCGACTATACAAACTTCGAAGACATCTTACCTGAGGGATTTCTTGATCGAACAAAGAACATTGGAAGAGTCATGAAATGGGCAAAGAACATTGGAAGAGTCATGAAATGGGCACCACAAGTGGAGATATTAGGCCATCCAACCATAG GTGGGTTCGTGTCACATTGTGGGTTGAACTCGACGTTGGAAAGTTTGTGGTATGGCATTCCGATGGCAACATGGCCAATGTATGCAGAGCAACAATTCAACGCATTTGAGCTGGTTGTAGAATTGGGATTGGCCGTGGAGATCACTATAGACTATCAAAATGATCTTAAAGAACTAGACAAGCCAAGAATATTGAGTGCAGAAGAGATAGAGAAAGGTATTAGAAAGTTGATGGACGACAACAATAATGAGATTagaaagaaagtgaaaaaaaaaagtgaagaaTGCAGAAAAAGTGTAATAGAAGGTGGATCCTCTTTCATCTCATTAGGAAAATTTATTGATGATGTTTTAATCAACTCTCCAAGAGGAGCAAACTAA